GTCGTCGACAACCTTGATGATGTTGGCCGCGGCCTCGCGGCGCACGATCAGCAGGATGGCCTTGCGTTCGTTGTAGAAACCGGTCTGGAACAGGTCCTCGACCGAATCCTCGACCGTGGCCACGTCGGACAGCCGCACGGGCGCGCCATCGCGCCACGCCACGATCAGCGGCCGGTACTGCGCGGCCTTGCTCAACTGGTCGCTGGCCATGATGGTCCACTGGTAATCACCGTTCTCGATGAAGCCCTTGGGCCGGTTGGCGTTGGCATTCGATAGCGCGGTACGCACCTCGTCCAGCGACACGCCGCGATTCGTCAGCGCGCCGGGCAGCACCTCGACCCGCACGGCCGGCAGCGAGCTGCCGCCCACGGTCACGTCGCCGACGCCGTTCACCTGCGACAGCTTCTGCGCCACGATGGTCGACGCCAGGTCATACAGCTCGCCCTGTGTGTGCGTGCTGGACGTCAGCGCCAGCGTCATGATGGGCGCGGCCGACGGATTCGCCTTGCGATAGGTGGGATTGCTTTTCAGGCCGCTGGGCAGCAGCGTGCGCGACGCATTGATGGCGGCCTGCACGTCGCGCGCGGCGCCGTCGATATCGCGGCTCAGGTCGAACTGCAGCGTGATGCGCGTCGATCCCTGCGTGCTGCTGGACGTCATCTCCGTCACGCCGGCGATGGCGCCCAACGCGCGTTCCAGCGGTGTCGCCACGCTGGACGCCATGGTCTCCGGACTGGCGCCCGGCAGGCTGGCCGTGACGGAGATCGTCGGAATATCCACTTCGGGCAGCGGCGCCACCGGCAGCAGGCGGAAGGCCAGCGAACCCGCCAGCACGACCGCCAGCGCCAGCAGCGTGGTCGCCACCGGGCGCACGATGAAGGGCGCCGACAGGATCATCGCTGCGCCTCGGCGGTGCCGGTCTGCGGCCGCTTGCGCCAGCGGCGGGCCAGGCGGTCGAACATCAGGTAGATGACGGGCGTGGTGAACAGCGTCAGCACCTGGCTGACCAGCAGGCCGCCCACCATCACCAGGCCCAGCGGCTGGCGCAGCTCCGATCCCGTACCGGTCGAAAGCATCAGCGGCACCGCGCCGAACAAGGCCGCCAGCGTCGTCATCAGGATGGGCCGGAAGCGCAGCAACGCCGCTTCGTGAATGGCTTCACGCGGCGGCAGGCCGCGCTTGCGCTCGGCTTCCAGGGCAAAATCGATCATCATGATCGCATTCTTCTTGACGATCCCGATCAGCAGGATGATGCCGATGATGCCTATCATGTCCAGCTCGGTGCGCGTCAGCAGCAGCGCCAGCAGCGCGCCGACCCCGGCCGACGGCAGGGTCGACAGGATGGTCACCGGGTGGATGAAGCTTTCATACAGCACGCCCAGCACGATGTACATGGTGACGATCGCGGCCAGGATCAGCCACAGTGTGCTGGTCAAGGAATTCTGGAAGGCCTGCGCCGCGCCCTGGAAGCGCGTTTCGATGCCGGCGGGCAGGCCCATGTCCTGTTCGGCGGCATGGATGGCCGCCACGGCGTCCGACAACGAAGCGCCGGGCGCCAGGTTGAACGACACCGTCACCATGGGGAACTGGTCCAGCCGGTTGATCGCCAGCACCGTGCTGGATTCGCTGATGCGCGCCACGCTGGTCAGCGGGACCTGCGTGCCGGCGGCCGTCGGCACATAGATCTGTGCCAGCGCGTCGGGGCCGCGGCTGAACTGTGGCTGCACCTCCAGCACGACCCGGTACTGCGCCGATTGCGTGAAGATGGTGGAAATCAGGCGTTGCCCGAAGGCGTTGTACAGGGCCTCGTCGATCACCGCGGCGGTAATGCCCAGGCGCGATGCCGCGTCGCGGTCGATGTCGATATACGTTTCCAGGCCCTCGTCCTGCAGGTCGTCGGTCACGTCGGCCAGCTGCGGCAACTGGCGCAGCCGCTCGACCACGCGGGGCGTCCAGGCGCTCAGCATCTGCAGGTCGGGATTGGACAGCGTCAGCTGGTATTGCGTGCGGGCGATGCGGTCCTCGATGGTCAGGTCCTGCACCGGCTGCATATAGACCGTCATGCCCTGCACCTTGGCCAGCGACTGGCGCAGGCGCGCCAGGACTTCGGGCATCGAGCCTTCGCGTTGCTCGCGCGGCTTCAGCGCGATCTGGATGCGCCCGGCGCTCAGGGTGGCGTTGCTGCCGTCCACGCCGATGAACGACGACACGGTCTGCACGTCCGGATCGGCCAGGATGACGCGGGCGGCCTCCTGCTGGCGTTCCGCCATGGCCTGGAAGGAAATGGTCTGCGGCCCTTGCGTGATGGCCTGGATCAGGCCGGTGTCCTGCGGCGGGAAAAAGCCTTTCGGCACGACGGCGTACAGCAGCACCGTCAGCGCGAAGGTGGCCAGCGCCACCAGCAGCGTCAAGGGCTGGTGGTTCAGCACGACCCGCAGCATGCGGTCGTAGCCGGCGATCGTGCGATCGATGGCCGCGCCCGTCCATCGATGGAAACGGCCGTGCTGGGCCACCGGCCGCGCCGGCTGGCCCGGCGCCGTGGGCACGCCATCGTCCGGCAGCGGCCGGCCCGCGGCGTCGCGCGCCGGCTTGCCTTCGGGCTTCAGCAGCCGCGCGCACATCATGGGCGTCAGGGTCAGCGACACCAGCAGCGAGATCAGGATGGACACCGCCAGCGTGATGGCGAACTCGCGGAACAGGCGGCCCACCACCTCGGTCATGAACAGCAGGGGAATCAGCACCGCGATCAGCGAGAACGTCAGCGAGATCAGCGTGAAGCCGATCTGGCCCGCGCCCTTCAACGCCGCCTGCAATGGCGTTTCGCCTTCTTCCAGATGGCGCGCGATGTTTTCGATCATGACGATGGCGTCATCCACCACGAAGCCCGTGGCGATGGTCAGCGCCATCAAGGTCAGGTTGTTGATGCTGAAGCCGGCCAGGTACATGATGCCGAACGTACCGATCAGCGACAGCGGCACCACCACGCTGGGGATCAGCGTGGCCGTCAGGCTGCGCAGGAACAGGAAGGTCACCATGACGACCAGCCCGATCGACAGCAGCATTTCGAAGCGCACGTCGGCGATGGAATCCCGGATGGTCTGGGTGCGGTCGGCCACCACGGTCACGTCCAGCGTGGCGGGCAGCGATGATCGCAGCTGCGGCAGCAGCGCGTTGATGCGGTTCACCACGTCGATGACGTTGGCGCCCGGCTGGCGCTGCACGTTCAGCAGCACCGCCGGCTTGTCGCCGGCCCACGCGGCCTGGCGCACGTCCTCGGCGCCCTGCACCGCCTTGGCCACGTCCGACAGCCGCAGCGGCGCATTGTTGCGATAGGCGATGATCAGGTCGTTATAGTCGGTGGGCGCCTTCAACTGGTCGTTGGCGTTGATCGTCGTCGACCGTCGCGGCCCGTCCAGGTTGCCCTTGGGCTGGTTGACGTTGGCGGCGACGATGGCGGTGCGCAGGTCCGACATCGCCAGCCCGTTGGCCGCCAGCGCCTGCGGATTCACCTGTATGCGCACGGCCGGCCGCTGGCCGCCGGCGATGCTGACCAGCCCCACGCCGGGAATCTGCGACAGCTTTTGCGCCATGCGCGTATCGATCAGGTCGCGCACCTGCGGCAGCGGCATGGTCGGCGACGTGATGCCCAGGGTCAGCACAGGCGCGTCGGCCGGGTTGACCTTGTTGTAGGTGGGCGGCAGCGGCAGATCGGACGGCAGCAGGTTGGACGCCGCATTGATGGCGGCCTGCACCTCCTGCTCGGCCACGTCCAGCGAGATGTCCAGCGTGAACTGCAGGGTGATGACGGATGCCCCGCCCGAACTGGTGGAAGACATCTGGTTCAGGCCGGGCATCTGGCCGAACTGCCGCTCCAGCGGCGAAGTCACCAGCGACGTCATCACGTCCGGGCTGGCGCCGGGATACAGCGTCACCACCTGGATGGTCGGGTAATCGACTTCCGGCAGCGCGGAGACGGGCAGCAGCCGATAGGCGATCAGGCCGGCGATCAGGATCGCCACCATCGTCAGCGTGGTGGCGACCGGCCGCAGGATGAAGACGCGGGAGGGACTCACGGGCGGGGGCTCACGGGCGGAAACTCATGGGCGGGGACTCACGGCGTGGTCCGCGGGGCCGTGCCGGGCGTGGCAGTGGCCGGCCCCGCCCCCAGCGATGCCCCCGGCGTGGGTGGCGTCACTTCGGCGGGATTGCTGACCACCTCCACCTTGGCGCCGGCGCGCAGCCTGTCGGTGCCTTCCGTCACCACCCGGTCGCCGGGCTTGAGCCCATCCGTGACGACGACCAGGTCGCCGCTGACCGGTCCCAGCTTCAACTGCCGCACGGCCACCGTATTGTCGGCTTGGGCGACGAACACGAACGGGCCCTGCGAACCACGCTGCACCGCGCCGTTGGGGATCACCGTCTGGCCCTTGAGGGTCTGCACCAGCAACTGGATGTTGACGAACTGGTTGGGAAAGAGCGCGTCGTCGGCATTCTCGAAGCGCGCCTTCAGCTTGACCGTGCCCGTGGTCACGTCGATCTGGTTGTCCAGGGTTTCCAGCACGCCGGACGCCAGGCGCTTGGTATTGGTGCGATCCCAGGCATCGACGCGTAGCGTCCTGCCGGCATGCATCTGTTCGCGCACGTCGGGCAGCTGGGTCTCCGGCAGCGTGAAGATGACCGCGATAGGCTGGGTCTGCGTGATCACGACGAGACCATTGGTATCGCCCGACGACACCAGATTGCCGGGGTCGACCTGGCGCAGGCCCAGGCGCCCATCGATCGGCGCGGTAATGCGGGCAAAAGTCAGCTGCAACCGGGCATTGTCCACATTCGCCTGGTCGGTCTTCAGCGTGCCTTCGTACTGCCGCACCAGGGCCGCCTGGGTATCGACCTGCTGCCTGGCGATGGAGTCCTGCTTGTACAAGGCCTGATAACGCGCCAGGTCGCGGCGGGCATTCTCCAGCTGCGCCAGATCCTGCTGCTGGGTGCCCAGGGCCTGCTGCAATTGCACGTTGAAGGGACGCGGATCGATCTGCGCCAGCACATCGCCCGCCTTGACACGCTGGCCTTCCTTGAAATTCACCTGCACCAGTTCGCCATCGACCCGGCTGCGTACGGTGACCGTGATGTAGGCGGTCACCGTGCCCAGCGCCGGCAGCAGGATGTCGACGTCCTTGGTCGCGGCGGCATAGACGCGCACCGGCACCGCCGGCTCGGCCATGGGCGCGCCCGGTCCGCCCGCCCCGGGCCGATGGCGCCCGCCGCCTCCGCCACCACCGGCGGCGCTCGCCCGCTGTCCGGCCGCCCCCACCCGGGTGTGGCCGTTTTCCGCGACGGGCTTGGGGCGAAACACCAACCAGGCGATGCCGGCCAGGACAAGAATCGCCACCACCCAGGCGATGACGCGTCGGCGCGGCCGGGAGGGCGGAGTGATGCGAGGACGATCGGACATGAGGGCCAAAGGGGGACGCTACCGGGACCGCTATTGTCTACCAGACCAGTCCCGTTTTATAGCGACGGCGGGCGTTTTGAAATCGGCCGCAACAGGTATGCCGCCCGGGCCATCGGCGCCTCAGGCGCAGAGCGACATCTCGAAGGCGATATTGCGGGCCACCTGCTGCGGCTTCAGTTCGCCGTCCTGGGTGGAAAACCTGATCCAGATCATATACTTATTGGCACTGATCTCAGGGAAAATCCCGCTTTCGCCATCCACCCACACGCGCAGCAGCTGGTGCGCCTTGCCAGCCAGCATCTGCTGATACGTGCCCTGCTCTGCCACGGCTTCGACCCGGCGGCCCGATTCGCGCAGCAGCCGCAGGCCGATCTGCAGGCCCTCATGCAGCGGCAGCAAGGGATCGATCCAGGCCTTCAGATCGGCGCAGCGCACGGCTTCCGGCTTCTGTTGCCAGGCGTAATACGACGGCATTTCGATCTGGGTGCCGCCGCCCGGCACGGCCAGCCGGCCGCGCAGGCTCACCAGCCATTCGTTTTCCCGCAGCGGTTGCCCGGTCTTGCCCTGGGACACCAGCGAGGTGCTGGTTTTCTCCATATCCCGCAACATCGCGTCCAATGCTTCCTGGGAAACATCGGGATGGTCGCGCAGCGGAACCAGTTGCAGGCGTTGGCGCTCGATATCCTGCAGCACCGAACTTTTGACGTCCGTGCGCTCGATGGCGTCGAGAATGTCAAAAATGGTGCCGACGGCAATCTGGTGATTCTTGGGATCACCCGGGCGCGCGAAGAAGAACAGCCGGTCGAAGAGGTATTCCAGGCGCAGATACGCCCGGATGCGCTCATTGAAGGGATATTCGTAAAGAATCACGCTCGATACAGACCCGTCGTAGAACCGGTCGCAACCGAAGTCGCGCCGATGTTGTCATGGATGCCTGCCGCGCTTACGCGGCGTGGCCCGAGGCCGACGCCAGGGCGCACCATCGGTCGTGCAGTGCTTTCGTCCGCGCGCACAGCGTGTCAGCGGACGTGGCGCCGTCATTCAATATAACGTCGTGCGCAGCGGCCAGACGGGTTTCCCGCGCGGCCTGTGCCGCCATAATACGCTCTATGGTGTCGGCCGTCAGCCCGCTGCGCGAGCGCACGCGCTGGATCTGGGTTTCGGGATCGCAATCGACCACGCAGACCCGGTCGACCCGCTCGGCCCAGCGCCCCGATTCGACGAGCAGCGGCACCACGTAGACCACGTAGCATCCCGTCGCACGCGCGCCCGCATCCAGCGCGGTGCGCGAAATCAAGGGGTGCAGGATGGCTTCCAGGCGCGCGCGGGCCCGCGGATCCTCGAACACGCGCGCGCGCATCCAGGCGCGGTCCATGGCCCCGTCGGCGGCAGCGGCTTCGGAGCCGAAAGCTCGAACGATTTCCGCCATCGCCGCGCCGCCGGCCGCGGTCAGGGAGCGCGAGATCTCATCGGTGTCGATGACCGTCGCGCCCCAGGACGCCAGCAGGTCGGCGACCCGGCTCTTGCCCGAACCGATGCCGCCGGTGAGCCCGATCTTCAATGGCGTCCCCACATCGCGCATGTTTTCTCCCTATGCCGCCCTAGACCCAGGGCGGTCCCGCCATCAGAAGCCCAACGATACCAGCCAGGGCCAGATACGGGCCAAACGGCTGCGGCTGGTGACGGCCCACGCGCCGCGTCAGGATCAGTCCCAGGCCCACCACGACGCCGGCCAGCGATGACACGATCAGGATCAGGGGCAGCGCGGACACCCCCAACCAGGCGCCCAGCGCGGCCAGCAGCTTGAAATCTCCATAGCCCATGCCTTCACGGCCGGTCGTCCACAGGAACACGTGGTGCAGGCAGCGCAGGAACAGGTAGCCAAGCGCCGCGCCCAGGATGGCCTGGACCGGGGTCGTGAAAACCGACTGCGTATTGATCAGCAGGCCGGCCCAGACCAGCGGCAGGGTGATGACGTCCGGCAGCAGCCCCGTCCGCGCATCGATCCACGCCAGCGCGACCAGGGCAGCGGCGAGCACCAGCCCGCACAGGGCCGCGAGGCTGGCGCCGTAGTGCCAGACGCACAGCGCGTACAGCGCGGCCGTCGTCAGTTCGATGGCGGGATAGCGCCACGGGATACGCGCGCCGCAATCGCCGCAGCGACCGCGCAGGCCCAGCCAGCCCAGTACAGGAATGCGTCGCCAGCCGCGTATGGGCGCGGCGCACGCGGGGCATAGGCAGGCGGGACGAAACAGGCTGGGCCGCGCATGCGCCTGGTCATTATCGCGGGACGTCTCGTCCCAGTCATATTCCAGGATATGCGGCAGCCGGTGCACCACCGTCGTCAGCCAACTGCCGACGGCCAGCCCGAACACGGAGGCAAGCACGATGGCAAGGTGGGGATCGATGTACACGTAAGGTATCCATGAATGAAACGGCCGCCCGGCCCGGCGCCGACTGCGGCACATCGGGCATGCAGCATGCTCGGCCATCATGACGCCCGTTCGCGGACGGCGGGCGCCCGGCATTATTCCGACATGTCGTAATTTGTTCAATGCCGAACCCGATCCCGTATTCAACGCGGGAGCCGGCGCGCCGCGGCAGAGCATTCATGCGAGAATTGCGCGCATGCTTTGCAACTCTGGATACGCTTTCATGCCCGCCCTTCCCGCCATCGAAGAACGCCCGGTCCACTCCCTGCCTAAGCGGCGCCTGCGGTCCGCCGCGGTGCTGGCGGTGATACTCGCGGGATCAGCCGGCGTAGCGGGCTGTGCCGAGCAAAGACAGGCGGGCTATTACGACCCGCCGCGCCCCAGCACGGTCAACGATGCCCAGATCCTGGGCACCGGCGCCGATTACCGCCCGGTGGTGCGCGCGCCTTCGCAATTGCAGATCGACCTGAAGGCGCCGACGCCCAGCCAGCAACAGCAGCAGGAAGCGCAGCGCGCCCGCGCGATCCAGGAAGGCAACACCAGCGAAGACGGCCAGCCGGTGCCGCCGGTAGGCACGGCGTCGGCCGACGCCAGCCCCGCGCCGGCTCCTGCCCCCACACCCAGCGCCGCCGAGCGCAACCTGGTGCCGCAACCGCAGACCTATATGGGAACGCTGCCCTGCTTCGCGGCAGGCATGGAATGCGAAGCCCAGCGCATCACGCTGACGCTGGCGCCCAATGGACGCTGGCGCGGCCGTTCCACCTATCTGGACAACACGCCCAGCCGCGATAAACCTATCGCGGAACAGGGCTGCTGGCAGGTGACCGACGAAAAACCGCCGCGCGTGTTCCTGATCGGGCCGGACAACAATACCCGGGCCGAATTCGTCGTCGCCGCCAACAACGTGCTGCGCCTGCGCGCCATTGCCGGCGTCACGCCCAACCTGAACTACACCCTGACGCGTCAGCCGGATCTGGATCCGATCAACGAACTGGCCAAGCAGACCCCGCCCAAATGCCTGTGATCGGGCCGCGCGGCGCGGCACGGCGCCGGGTAGCCTAATCATTGCATCCGCTGTAAGGGCACATGCGGCATGCCAGTTCCATGGCATTGCGCACGCCCATTTTGCGGAAGATGCGAGCCCGGTGGGCCTCGGCCGTCCGCGATGAAATATTCAGCTCGATGGCGATGTATTTGTTGGATTTGCCGGTGACGAGATACGTCGCGATATCGCGCTCCCGGGGCGTCAGCGCCACCGCTCGATTCCCTGCGCACCCCCGCGGGTGATTCATGCTGGCCTCCCTGATGGTGGGTAGGCCGGTAGTCTTGCATGGATGCCCGCGGGCCGAAAGCTGTCAGTTCTGACAGGGTGACAATTTCGCCACCCGACCAGAACAGATGGCGTCCTAGAGCTCCAGGTTGTCGATCAGGCGGGTCGCGCCCAGCTTGGCCGCGGCCAATACCACCAGCGGCTCGCCGGCGGCCATATCGGCCGCATCCGGCGCCTTGAGATCGCGGCGCCGGCGCACCGAGATGTAATCCACCTGCCATCCCCGCCCGGCCAGGGCGGCCACGGCTTCCGCTTCCAGGGCGGCGGCATCGTGCTGGCCGGCGGCGAGTTGCCGTTGCACCTGCTGCAGCTGCTGGTAGAGGGCCGGGGCTTCCGCGCGCTCGGCATCGGTCAGGTAGCGATTGCGCGAAGACAGCGCCAGGCCGTCCGCCGCGCGCACGGTCTCGTGTGCCACCACCTCCACGGGCAGCTGGAATTGGCGGCACATGGCCCGCACGATCATCAACTGCTGGTAGTCCTTCTTGCCGAACACCGCCACGCGCGGCTGCACGCAGGAAAACAGCTTCAGGACCACCGTGCAGACGCCGGTGAAGAAGCCGGGCCGGAATTCGCCTTCCAGGATATCGCCCAGGTCATCCGGCGGGCGCACCCGGTAATTCTGCGGCTCCGGATACATTTCACGCTCGTCGGGTGCGAACAGCACATAGACATCGCGTTCGCGTTCCAGCTTTTCGACGTCCTCGGCCAGCGTGCGGGGATAGCGATCGAAGTCTTCCGCGGGCCCGAACTGCAGGCGATTGACGAAAATACTGGCCACGACAGGGTCACCGTGCTGGCGCGCCAGCTTCATCAGGGCCAGGTGGCCTTCGTGCAGATTGCCCATCGTGGGAACGAAGGAAACCCGGTTCTGCCCGCGCAGGTGATCGCGCAGCTCCTGGATGGTGTGTACGACTTTCAAGAATGTCTCCGGGAATGGCTGCGCCGTGCGCGGCGCGCCGGTATCAGGCCGCTTCGGCCGCCACGCTGGTGTAGGCCAGGCGCACGTATATGGGCGCGTACGGCTCGGCCTGTGTGATTTCCAGCAAGGATTCGCGCGCCAGTTCGAGCATGGCGATGAAATGCACCACGACCACGGCGGCAGGGGCGCCTTCGTCGATGCGCTCCATGAACATTTCGCCGAACTCCATGAACCGCACGTCGCTCAGGCGGCGCAGGATGTGCGTCATGTGATCGCGCACGGACAGCTGCTCGCGCGTGATGTGGTGGTGCGCGTTCAGCCGTGCGCGCTTCATGATGTCGGCCCAGGCCTGGCGCAGGTCTTCCGGCGACACGTCGGGCATGGCGCGTTCGACGCTGAGGTCGGCGACGGCCTGCGCGCGCTGGAAGTCGCGGCCCAGTTGCGGCAGCGCGTCCAGTTTCTGCGCGGCCAGCTTCATCTGTTCGTATTCCAGCAGGCGCCGCACGAGTTCGGCGCGCGGGTCTTCGACTTCTTCGCCGGTATCGCTCTTCTTGACCGGCAGCAGCATGCGCGACTTGATCTCGATCAGCATGGCCGCCATCAGCAGGTATTCGGCGGCCAGCTCCAGGTTGTGCAGGCGTATCTGTTCGACGTACGACAGGTACTGCCGGGTGACATCCGCCATGGGGATGTCCAGCACGTTGAAGTTCTGCTTGCGGATCAGGTAGAGCAGGAGATCCAGCGGGCCTTCGAAGGCCTCCAGGAAGATTTCCAGCGCGTCGGGCGGGATGTACAGGTCCTGCGGCAGCTGGAACAGCGGTTCGCCATACAGCCGCGCGAACGCCACGCTATCGACCGTGTCGGGCGTGCTATCCACCGGGGGCTCCACCAGCGCAGCCAGGTCCTTGCCCGGTACCGAGGCGTTCTGCGACATAAGAGGGGGGCAGCCGCTCAGTCGTTTTGATAGACGTATGGCCGTTGCGGGACACGCGCGGCGCGGAAGCCTTCGAGCAGTTCCGGATCCTGGGGCTTGTCCCACAGCAGGCCACGGCCTTCCCGCTGCCGCTTTTCCACATCGGGATGCTGCTTTTTGTAGTCCTTCAGGAAACGGGTGATTTCCGACTCGTAGTTATTGGCCATGGCACCGTGCGTCAGGGAGTTGCGTCAGCCGCCAGTTTACTTCAAGGGCGGCCGAAAGCACGGCGTTACAATGGTCCGGCACCCCGCCGCTCCCCTCCGACATGTCCACGAAAACGCTGGCCTCAGTCCCCCCACTCGCCGATCCCGCCGCCCTGCGGGCGGCAAAAATGATTCCCTTCATCGTTGGTTGCGCCCTGTTCATGCAGATGCTGGACGCGACCGTGGTCGCCACCGCCCTGCCGGCGATGGCGGCGTCCCTGGATTCAACGCCGGTCGCCTTGAACGTGGCGATCACGTCCTACCTGCTGGCCGCCGCGGTTTTCGTCCCGGTCAGCGGCTGGGCCGCCGACCGCTTCGGCGCCCGCCGCGTCTTCATCGCCGCCATCGCCCTGTTCACCCTCAGCTCGGTGGCCTGCGCGCTGTCGCAGACGGTCACGCAGCTGGTCCTGTCGCGGATCGCGCAGGGGGTGGCGGGCGCCATGATGGTGCCTGTGGGGCGGATCATCCTGTTGCGCACCGTGCCGAAGGAAGATCTGCTGAAGGCCATGTCCTTCCTGTCCATTCCCGCCCTGCTGGGCCCGGTCATCGGGCCGCCGCTGGGCGGTTTCCTGGTGACCTATGCCTCCTGGCACTGGATCTTCCTGATCAATGTGCCCATGGGGATACTGGGCATCGCGCTGATCATGCGCTACATCAAGGAAGTCCGCGAAAAAGGCGTGCCGCGCCTGGACTGGCTGGGCTTCCTGCTCAGCGGTATCAGCATGGCCACGCTGGTCAGCGGCTTCGAGGCCGCCGGCCGGGACGCCTCCATCGAGGCACTGGGCGTGGTGGCCATCGGCCTGGTCAGCGGGTTCTGGTACGTGCACCATTCCCGCCGGGTGGCCCACCCCATCATCGACCTGTCGCTGATGCGCATCCCCACTTTCGCCATTTCCACGCTGGCGGGCAATCTCTGCCGCTTTTCGGTGGGGGCCACGCCCTTCCTGCTGGCCATGCTGCTGCAGGTGGGCTTCGGGCTGTCGCCCTTCGCGGCCGGCATGATCACCTTCGCCAGCGCCGCCGGCGCCCTGCTGATGAAGTTCGTGGCCACGCCCATCGTGCGCCGCTTCGGCTTTCGCCAGGTGTTGACGGTGAACGCGGTGCTGACAGGCGCCTTCATCTGCGTCTGCGCGCTGTTCCAGCCCAGCACGCCGTCCTGGCTGATCATCCTGGTGCTGCTGATCGGCGGCTTCTTCCGTTCGCTGCAGTTCACCGGGGTCAATACGCTGACCTATGCGGATATCGGGCCCGACAAGATGAGCCGCGCCAGCAGCTTTGCCGCCATGGCGCAGCAGCTGGGCGTCAGCCTGGGGGTGGGCGTGGCGGCGGTCACGCTGAACGTCAGCATGGCGCTGCGCGGCTCGGAGCGCGCCACCGTGACCGACATCGTGGCCGGCTTCCTGGTGATCGGGCTGCTGTGCGCCGCTTCCTTCTTCTCTTTCCGGCGGCTGGATCCGGCGGCGGGCAATCAACTGAACGGACGCAAGGTGCAGACCAGCGATGAAGAATGAATACATTCTTGCCCTGGACCAGGGCACGACCAGTTCGCGCGCCATCGTTTTCGATGGCGAAGGCCGCGCGCGCGGCATGGGCCAGCGCGAATTCCGCCAGTATTACCCGCACCCCGGCTGGGTCGAACACGACGCCAACGAGATCTGGCGCAGCCAGTTGGAAGTCGCCCGCGAAGCCCTGCACAACGCCGGCGCGACC
This genomic interval from Bordetella genomosp. 8 contains the following:
- the panC gene encoding pantoate--beta-alanine ligase — its product is MKVVHTIQELRDHLRGQNRVSFVPTMGNLHEGHLALMKLARQHGDPVVASIFVNRLQFGPAEDFDRYPRTLAEDVEKLERERDVYVLFAPDEREMYPEPQNYRVRPPDDLGDILEGEFRPGFFTGVCTVVLKLFSCVQPRVAVFGKKDYQQLMIVRAMCRQFQLPVEVVAHETVRAADGLALSSRNRYLTDAERAEAPALYQQLQQVQRQLAAGQHDAAALEAEAVAALAGRGWQVDYISVRRRRDLKAPDAADMAAGEPLVVLAAAKLGATRLIDNLEL
- a CDS encoding segregation and condensation protein A, with product MSQNASVPGKDLAALVEPPVDSTPDTVDSVAFARLYGEPLFQLPQDLYIPPDALEIFLEAFEGPLDLLLYLIRKQNFNVLDIPMADVTRQYLSYVEQIRLHNLELAAEYLLMAAMLIEIKSRMLLPVKKSDTGEEVEDPRAELVRRLLEYEQMKLAAQKLDALPQLGRDFQRAQAVADLSVERAMPDVSPEDLRQAWADIMKRARLNAHHHITREQLSVRDHMTHILRRLSDVRFMEFGEMFMERIDEGAPAAVVVVHFIAMLELARESLLEITQAEPYAPIYVRLAYTSVAAEAA
- a CDS encoding DUF3460 family protein; translated protein: MANNYESEITRFLKDYKKQHPDVEKRQREGRGLLWDKPQDPELLEGFRAARVPQRPYVYQND
- a CDS encoding DHA2 family efflux MFS transporter permease subunit, whose protein sequence is MIPFIVGCALFMQMLDATVVATALPAMAASLDSTPVALNVAITSYLLAAAVFVPVSGWAADRFGARRVFIAAIALFTLSSVACALSQTVTQLVLSRIAQGVAGAMMVPVGRIILLRTVPKEDLLKAMSFLSIPALLGPVIGPPLGGFLVTYASWHWIFLINVPMGILGIALIMRYIKEVREKGVPRLDWLGFLLSGISMATLVSGFEAAGRDASIEALGVVAIGLVSGFWYVHHSRRVAHPIIDLSLMRIPTFAISTLAGNLCRFSVGATPFLLAMLLQVGFGLSPFAAGMITFASAAGALLMKFVATPIVRRFGFRQVLTVNAVLTGAFICVCALFQPSTPSWLIILVLLIGGFFRSLQFTGVNTLTYADIGPDKMSRASSFAAMAQQLGVSLGVGVAAVTLNVSMALRGSERATVTDIVAGFLVIGLLCAASFFSFRRLDPAAGNQLNGRKVQTSDEE